In Daucus carota subsp. sativus chromosome 4, DH1 v3.0, whole genome shotgun sequence, one DNA window encodes the following:
- the LOC108203504 gene encoding uncharacterized protein LOC108203504, whose product MQQQTFHRGPNQTTSFKTFQSVKPQEFKGEMNPVAASLWLKEMEKAFTLTQVSDELKTEYASYFLKNEANYWWESTQALEGEGPVEWTRFTELFLNKYFPSSLANQMEIEFLELKQGEKSVTEYENKFTELARLVPVYVSTESQKAKWFQQGLKPEIRSGVVALQLTTYTSVVQAALVIESDQKLAAKEKGDTKRKFDNVEDKSGSGGPNQRFQESIGRNRNQGFRKQKFPPARPSTTSVGSDQSRFVRTPIVNCKRCGKRHGGLCKMNVDCFRCGQKGHYSTECRVQNPGITCHKCGKVGHVANNCRSNIQTSVGGSSS is encoded by the coding sequence ATGCAACAACAGACCTTTCATAGGGGACCAAATCAGACCACTAGTTTCAAGACTTTTCAGTCAGTGAAGCCCCAGGAGTTTAAAGGTGAGATGAATCCTGTAGCTGCAAGTCTGTGGCTTAAAGAAATGGAGAAAGCCTTCACTTTGACCCAGGTAAGTGATGAGCTTAAAACTGAGTATGCTAGTTACTTCCTTAAGAATGAAGCTAATTATTGGTGGGAGTCTACTCAGGCATTAGAAGGAGAAGGTCCTGTTGAATGGACCAGATTTACAGAGTTGTTTTTGAATAAGTATTTCCCGAGTAGTTTGGCGAATCAAATGGAAATTGAATTTTTGGAGTTGAAGCAAGGAGAAAAGAGTGTGACTGAGTATGAGAACAAGTTTACAGAACTTGCCCGTTTAGTGCCAGTATATGTAAGCACAGAGTCTCAGAAAGCTAAATGGTTTCAGCAAGGGTTGAAGCCTGAGATTAGGAGTGGAGTTGTAGCTTTACAACTCACTACATATACCTCGGTGGTCCAGGCTGCCTTAGTGATAGAAAGTGATCAGAAGCTGGCCGCCAAAGAGAAAGGCGATACAAAGAGGAAATTTGATAATGTTGAGGATAAGTCTGGATCAGGCGGACCCAACCAAAGGTTTCAAGAGAGCATCGGAAGGAATAGGAATCAAGGATTCCGTAAACAGAAGTTTCCCCCAGCTAGACCCAGTACTACTTCAGTTGGTTCCGACCAAAGCAGGTTCGTGAGAACCCCGATTGTAAATTGTAAACGATGTGGAAAGAGACATGGTGGATTGTGCAAGATGAATGTAGATTGCTTCAGGTGCGGGCAGAAGGGTCATTACTCGACAGAATGCAGGGTACAGAATCCAGGAATAACATGTCACAAGTGTGGTAAGGTGGGTCATGTGGCCAACAATTGTAGGAGCAATATTCAGACTAGTGTTGGAGGCAGCTCGTCTTAG
- the LOC108203505 gene encoding proline-rich receptor-like protein kinase PERK10: protein MPRTRPPRRPLTSSGRGSIPPPMLGTFEAPIEISTDSETPHHSSSQGQESSPDESFPQWNPIATTQYPPSGFEAESSSRPRIVRRSVSAVRDFPPRCGPSAVRPPGRPPVSPPMSPFMPPFVPPPMPSPVLPQIPSPTYPSGIRSPIPYHAHQAVDRTFIREHSPTLAAHLDQIPIGPYQGVRVPSPDIQARKMPPKKTNHSNSSGNEFVGGSAMNDVLDMLR from the exons ATGCCTAGAACGAGACCGCCTAGACGACCATTGACCAGTAGTGGACGGGGTTCCATTCCTCCACCCATGTTGGGCACGTTTGAG GCTCCTATTGAGATTTCCACCGATTCAGAGACACCTCACCATTCATCCTCCCAGGGTCAGGAGTCTAGTCCTGATGAGTCCTTCCCTCAGTGGAACCCTATTGCCACTACTCAGTATCCCCCTTCTGGTTTCGAGGCTGAGTCCAGCTCTAGACCCCGCATAGTCCGCAGATCCGTATCTGCTGTTCGTGACTTTCCACCCAGGTGTGGGCCATCTGCTGTTAGACCACCTGGGCGACCACCTGTGTCACCACCTATGTCGCCATTTATGCCACCATTTGTGCCACCACCCATGCCATCACCTGTGCTGCCACAGATTCCATCACCTACCTACCCCTCGGGTATCAGGTCTCCTATCCCTTATCATGCGCATCAAGCTGTAGATAGGACCTTTATCAGGGAGCACAGCCCCACTTTAGCAGCCCATCTTGATCAGATTCCTATTGGACCTTACCAGGGTGTCCGAGTACCATCCCCAGATATCCAGGCCCGA AAAATGCCACCAAAGAAAACAAACCATTCAAATTCTTCTGGTAATGAGTTTGTTGGGGGTTCTGCTATGAATGATGTGCTAGACATGCTGCGCTAG